The Salvia miltiorrhiza cultivar Shanhuang (shh) chromosome 1, IMPLAD_Smil_shh, whole genome shotgun sequence genome has a window encoding:
- the LOC131007283 gene encoding uncharacterized protein LOC131007283: MSKMLCKSVFLLALLFGLVAAARPQFHHGQKISKLSGDALIQAACDGVSLGGDESECVSTLKSATPDQKADANALALFTLRFVENHAENITTAIKKISAVPDVGPFLQSALTDCMEQYNSLDDLIEDANDAVSSHSYPDAQKFIMAGFSSVELCDSQLKASNFEEKAENKTGEDVVMARDLTKYVLLHKKLLAATLNILTLD, from the exons ATGAGCAAAATGTTGTGCAAATCGGTTTTCCTATTGGCACTCCTCTTCGGTCTCGTCGCCGCCGCGCGGCCCCAATTCCACCACGGCCAGAAAATATCGAAGCTCTCCGGCGATGCTCTGATCCAGGCCGCATGCGACGGCGTTAGCCTCGGCGGCGACGAATCGGAATGCGTATCAACCCTGAAATCTGCCACGCCGGATCAAAAGGCTGATGCTAATGCCCTCGCCCTATTCACCCTCAG GTTCGTAGAAAATCACGCAGAGAACATCACGACagctataaaaaaaataagcgCAGTTCCAGACGTGGGTCCATTTCTTCAATCTGCTCTTACCGATTGCATGGAACAATACAATTCTCTCGACGATTTGATTGAGGATGCAAACGACGCTGTTTCCTCACATTCTTATCCAGATGCTCAAAAGTTCATCATGGCTGGCTTCTCCAGTGTCGAACTCTGCGATTCTCAGCTCAAAGCCAGCAATTTCGAAGAAAAAGCAGAGAACAAAACTGGAGAAGATGTTGTGATGGCAAGAGATCTCACCAAATACGTACTTCTCCACAAGAAATTGTTGGCTGCCACTCTCAACATTCTTACACTTGACTAA